A region from the Osmerus eperlanus chromosome 11, fOsmEpe2.1, whole genome shotgun sequence genome encodes:
- the bcl7bb gene encoding B-cell CLL/lymphoma 7 protein family member B-B isoform X1, whose amino-acid sequence MSGRSGRAETRSRAKDDIKKVLAAIEKVRKWEKKWVTVGDTSLRIFKWVPVTDTKQIYRSKSTGGEVQGLKDVVLENTSSALLDFQDENSNQSFMSDMYQPKVDGSSSSSSQHASDAVSPVSHTFTIRSEDPQPPMLGQERVDEPLQPQQEGADEPPTLIKEDLLLPCSVRVRAPSTEEEVEGSGAPPLKKICREQNAILR is encoded by the exons ATGTCTGGGAGGTCAGGGCGCGCAGAAACTCGTAGTCGCGCTAAAGATGACATTAAAAAGGTtctggcagcaattgaaaaagTGCGTAAATG GGAGAAGAAGTGGGTCACAGTGGGAGACACCTCCCTGCGTATTTTCAAGTGGGTACCTGTAACAGATACCAAACAG ATTTACCGCAGCAAATCAACAGGTGGAGAGGTTCAAGGCCTGAAAGATGTTGTCTTAGAGAACACCAGCTCTGCCTTACTAGATTTTCAAG ATGAGAACAGCAACCAGAGCTTCATGTCTGATATGTACCAGCCTAAAGTGGACGGCAGCAGCTCCTCTAGTTCACAGCATGCCAGCGATGCAGTCAGTCCTGTTTCCCACACTTTCACCATCCGTTCAGAGGACCCTCAGCCTCCAATGCTGGGTCAGGAGAGAGTGGATG AGCCACTGCAGCCCCAACAGGAAGGTGCAGATGAGCCTCCCACGTTGATCAAGGAGGACCTGCTCTTGCCGTGCAGTGTTCGAGTGAGGGCTCCAAGCACAGAG gAAGAAGTGGAAGGATCAGGAGCCCCCCCGTTGAAAAAGATTTGCAGAGAGCAAAATGCCATTCTCAGATAG
- the bcl7bb gene encoding B-cell CLL/lymphoma 7 protein family member B-B isoform X2 has translation MSGRSGRAETRSRAKDDIKKVLAAIEKVRKWEKKWVTVGDTSLRIFKWVPVTDTKQIYRSKSTGGEVQGLKDVVLENTSSALLDFQDENSNQSFMSDMYQPKVDGSSSSSSQHASDAVSPVSHTFTIRSEDPQPPMLEPLQPQQEGADEPPTLIKEDLLLPCSVRVRAPSTEEEVEGSGAPPLKKICREQNAILR, from the exons ATGTCTGGGAGGTCAGGGCGCGCAGAAACTCGTAGTCGCGCTAAAGATGACATTAAAAAGGTtctggcagcaattgaaaaagTGCGTAAATG GGAGAAGAAGTGGGTCACAGTGGGAGACACCTCCCTGCGTATTTTCAAGTGGGTACCTGTAACAGATACCAAACAG ATTTACCGCAGCAAATCAACAGGTGGAGAGGTTCAAGGCCTGAAAGATGTTGTCTTAGAGAACACCAGCTCTGCCTTACTAGATTTTCAAG ATGAGAACAGCAACCAGAGCTTCATGTCTGATATGTACCAGCCTAAAGTGGACGGCAGCAGCTCCTCTAGTTCACAGCATGCCAGCGATGCAGTCAGTCCTGTTTCCCACACTTTCACCATCCGTTCAGAGGACCCTCAGCCTCCAATGCTGG AGCCACTGCAGCCCCAACAGGAAGGTGCAGATGAGCCTCCCACGTTGATCAAGGAGGACCTGCTCTTGCCGTGCAGTGTTCGAGTGAGGGCTCCAAGCACAGAG gAAGAAGTGGAAGGATCAGGAGCCCCCCCGTTGAAAAAGATTTGCAGAGAGCAAAATGCCATTCTCAGATAG
- the bcl7bb gene encoding B-cell CLL/lymphoma 7 protein family member B-B isoform X3, with protein sequence MTLQSLTVREKKWVTVGDTSLRIFKWVPVTDTKQIYRSKSTGGEVQGLKDVVLENTSSALLDFQDENSNQSFMSDMYQPKVDGSSSSSSQHASDAVSPVSHTFTIRSEDPQPPMLGQERVDEPLQPQQEGADEPPTLIKEDLLLPCSVRVRAPSTEEEVEGSGAPPLKKICREQNAILR encoded by the exons ATG ACTTTGCAATCTCTAACTGTTAGGGAGAAGAAGTGGGTCACAGTGGGAGACACCTCCCTGCGTATTTTCAAGTGGGTACCTGTAACAGATACCAAACAG ATTTACCGCAGCAAATCAACAGGTGGAGAGGTTCAAGGCCTGAAAGATGTTGTCTTAGAGAACACCAGCTCTGCCTTACTAGATTTTCAAG ATGAGAACAGCAACCAGAGCTTCATGTCTGATATGTACCAGCCTAAAGTGGACGGCAGCAGCTCCTCTAGTTCACAGCATGCCAGCGATGCAGTCAGTCCTGTTTCCCACACTTTCACCATCCGTTCAGAGGACCCTCAGCCTCCAATGCTGGGTCAGGAGAGAGTGGATG AGCCACTGCAGCCCCAACAGGAAGGTGCAGATGAGCCTCCCACGTTGATCAAGGAGGACCTGCTCTTGCCGTGCAGTGTTCGAGTGAGGGCTCCAAGCACAGAG gAAGAAGTGGAAGGATCAGGAGCCCCCCCGTTGAAAAAGATTTGCAGAGAGCAAAATGCCATTCTCAGATAG
- the baz1b gene encoding LOW QUALITY PROTEIN: tyrosine-protein kinase BAZ1B (The sequence of the model RefSeq protein was modified relative to this genomic sequence to represent the inferred CDS: inserted 2 bases in 2 codons; deleted 1 base in 1 codon), producing MAPLLGRKPYPLVKPLAEPPGPAEEVYIIEHTKEAFRNKEEYEARLQRYSERIWTCKSTGSAQLTHKEAWEEEQEVTELLQEEYPLWFERPVLEMVHHNTVSLDKLVDQAWVEILTKYAVDEECDFLLGKDKSLRVKIVKIHPLENPEGEAAEKKLEGACDSPSSDKENASQENQKKELLPREEESSRRESLSDRARRSPRKLPTSVKEEKKRWVMPKFLPHKYDVKLINEDKVISDVPVDSLFRSERPPTKEIMRYFIRHYALRLGTGESAPWVVEDELVKKFNLPSKFSDFLLDPYKFLAENSTTKRKSLTSPEGKPSKKLKTSESSEDQNEKSEKKKKKKDSGNMPLSPTLWGHMQKMNGSPLKVKNGTPKKAEGKGSATPKSGKRPGNKKSSKSGSNLKSSKTDKGGSKKPKMKQMTLLDLAKNAPAGSPKKRSRSSGPGTPKLGKPLPPMALHLLRYYKENKGKEDKKNALSSLISKAAKALSPDDRNRLPEELKDLVLKRWELLEQKRLWAAMSEEEKQDVMRKKREEIKEKLREKARERREKEMLVRREQQRRYEDQEIKGKSLPTFKLVDMPEGLPNALFGDVAMVADFLNCYAGLLMPDDQYPITAVALMEALAGEKAGFHYLNRVLVVLLQTLLQDELAEGYSELDMALSEIPLTMHSVSELVRLCLRPCDAHGEQSGQGSDDWALGGFDDVVTSEFLERLETVEVFELTPQDKTSLLVALCHRILMTYSVEDHVEAMHQRSAELWKERLASLKEVNDRKRAEKQRRKEQMEVKGDGPTPTARPEKEGTAKKEGKAEVKKEGKAEVKKEGKAEPDLDDMISSVKSRRLMSIQAKKDKEEQDRQNKERMEKEAEEERVRKQKVSAERAFQDGILKAKLVFRRIPLGTDRNHNRYWLFSDVVPGLYIEKGWVHESITYSYTPPAEETSGEEEEEEEEEEEGGDEEEEEEDSIDGAEAAQSGALADVCRETTVPKQGQNLWFVCDTPTELEELVENLHPQGVRESELKNKLQVRYQDVLHSIYLTRKNRIGLRTCDGHQELLKYLRSDIMEVASRLHKGGLGYLEDNTLFENKLRNMEKLKEFGECIITVQDCVIKKFLQGFMAPKQKKRRKQAGGEESSKAEEVDEDKKLAEEARVATAVEKWKTAIREAQTFSRMHVLLGMLDSCIKWDMSAENARCKVCRKKEDDKLILCDECNKAFHLYCLRPVLYRIPAGEWLCPACQPTVARRYSRARNYNEDTEEEEDRESEEESEEEEDDEEEDNDYKAMGHSLRPRKKKNKQLSSRSKGSSKHRSKKHSPPSGRGSKQRARPSSPADIDELVRQSTKTGVSRQVLELERCEEILQKMIKFRYSWPFREPVSADEAEDYLDIISSPMDFQTMLAKFSKGXYRHAQDFLXDMKLVFSNAEEYNQAGSSVLSCMTKQASGCEHQQRNYQEQESDSERDRRTRRQGGQGGGGAGSSDEDRPASDIPRGGNAPREVQGASVSLEFFCPF from the exons ATGGCACCGCTTTTGGGCCGGAAACCCTACCCGCTGGTTAAGCCGCTAGCCGAGCCGCCAGGCCCAGCGGAGGAGGTCTACATCATCGAACACACCAAGGAGGCCTTCAGGAACAAAGA AGAGTACGAAGCCAGGCTGCAAAGGTACAGCGAGCGCATCTGGACCTGCAAGAGCACTGGCAGCGCCCAGCTCACTCACAAAGAGGCCTGGGAGGAGGAGCAAGAAGTCACAGAACT CCTCCAGGAGGAGTATCCCCTGTGGTTCGAGAGGCCTGTTCTGGAGATGGTCCACCACAACACTGTGTCTCTGGATAAGCTAGTGGACCAGGCCTGGGTGGAGATCCTCACCAAGTACGCTGTGGATGAAGAGTGTGACTTCCTG CTGGGGAAGGATAAAAGTCTGCGTGTGAAGATAGTGAAGATCCACCCTCTGGAGAACCCCGAGGGGGAGGCAGCCGAGAAGAAGCTAGAGGGGGCCTGCGATTCTCCCTCCAGTGACAAAGAGAATGCTAGCCAGGAGAACCAGAAGAAGGAGCTGCTGCcccgggaggaggagagcagccggAGAGAGAGTCTCA GTGACCGGGCACGTAGATCTCCCAGGAAACTGCCCACCAGtgtaaaagaagagaaaaagagatgggtTATGCCCAAATTCCTTCCACACAAGTATGATGTAAAGCTCATAAATGAGGATAAG GTCATCAGTGACGTTCCTGTGGACAGCCTCTTCCGGAGCGAACGTCCCCCGACCAAGGAGATCATGCGCTACTTCATCAGACACTATGCACTGAGGCTGGGGACAGGGGAGAGCGCCCCCTGGGTGGTGGAGGACGAACTGGTGAAGAAGTTCAATCTGCCCAGCAAATTCAGTGACTTCCTGCTGGATCCATACAAG TTCTTGGCTGAGAATTCCACCACCAAACGCAAGAGCTTGACCTCACCAGAAGGAAAACCCAGCAAAAAACTCAAGACTTCCGAGTCCAGTGAAGATCAAAACGAAAAGAgcgagaagaagaaaaagaagaaggacTCTGGGAACATGCCGCTGAGCCCCACGCTCTGGGGCCACATGCAG aAAATGAATGGCTCCCCTCTGAAAGTCAAAAATGGAACCCCGAAGAAAGCAGAAGGTAAAGGATCTGCCACTCCAAAGTCAGGCAAGAGGCCCGGAAACAAGAAGAGCAGCAAGAGCGGGAGCAACCTCAAATCCTCCAAAACCGATAAAGGTGGATCCAAGAAACCCAAGATGAAGCAAATGACCCTGCTGGACTTGGCCAAGAACGCACCTGCCGGCAGCCCCAAGAAAAGATCCCGCAGCTCTGGACCCGGGACGCCCAAGCTGGGCAAGCCCCTGCCCCCCATGGCCCTGCACCTCCTGCGCTACTACAAGGAGAACAAGGGCAAGGAGGACAAGAAGAatgccctgtcctccctcatcTCCAAGGCAGCCAAGGCCCTGTCTCCGGATGACCGCAACCGCCTCCCCGAGGAGCTGAAGGACCTGGTGCTGAAACGCTGGGAGCTGCTGGAGCAGAAGCGGCTCTGGGCCGCCATgagcgaggaggagaagcaggacgtGATGCGCAAGAAGCGCGAGGAGATCAAGGAGAAGCTGAGGGAGAAGGCCAGGGAGCGCCGCGAGAAGGAGATGCTGGTGCGCCGCGAGCAGCAGCGCCGCTACGAGGACCAAGAGATCAAGGGCAAGAGCCTGCCCACCTTCAAGCTGGTGGACATGCCCGAAGGACTGCCCAACGCCTTGTTTGGAGACGTCGCCATGGTGGCCGACTTCCTCAACTGCTACGCGGGCCTGTTGATGCCAGACGACCAGTATCCTATCACGGCCGTGGCGCTGATGGAAGCCCTGGCTGGGGAGAAGGCAGGCTTCCACTACCTGAACCgggtgctggtggtgctgctCCAGACCCTGCTCCAGGACGAGCTGGCCGAGGGCTACAGTGAGCTGGACATGGCCCTGTCAGAGATCCCCCTCACCATGCACTCCGTGTCCGAGCTGGTGCGCCTGTGCCTGCGGCCGTGCGACGCCCATGGCGAGCAGAGCGGCCAGGGCTCGGACGACTGGGCCCTGGGAGGCTTCGACGACGTGGTGACCAGCGAGTTCCTGGAGCGCCTGGAGACGGTGGAGGTGTTTGAGCTGACCCCGCAGGACAAGACCAGCCTGCTGGTGGCGCTTTGCCACCGCATCCTCATGACCTACTCCGTGGAGGACCACGTGGAAGCCATGCACCAGCGCTCGGCCGAGCTCTGGAAGGAGCGCCTCGCCTCGCTCAAGGAGGTCAACGACCGCAAGAGGGCGGAGAAGCAGCGGCGCAAGGAGCAGATGGAGGTCAAAGGGGACGGGCCCACGCCCACGGCCAGGCCTGAGAAGGAGGGGACCGCCAAGAAGGAGGGGAAGGCGGAGGTGAAAAAGGAGGGGAAGGCGGAGGTTAAAAAGGAGGGGAAGGCGGAGCCGGACCTTGATGACATGATCAGCTCGGTGAAGAGCAGGAGGCTGATGTCCATCCAGGCCaagaaggacaaggaggagcaggacaggCAGAACAAGG AGCGCATGGAGAAGGAGGCCGAGGAGGAGCGCGTCCGGAAGCAAAAGGTCTCTGCCGAGAGGGCCTTCCAGGACGGCATCCTCAAGGCTAAGCTGGTTTTCAGGAGAATCCCCCTGGGAACGGACCGCAACCACAACAG GTACTGGCTGTTCTCAGACGTGGTGCCTGGCCTGTACATTGAGAAGGGCTGGGTGCATGAGAGCATCACCTACAGCTACACCCCCCCTGCTGAAGAGACCAGcggcgaggaagaggaggaggaggaggaggaggaagagg GTGgcgacgaagaggaggaggaggaagacagcatCGATGGTGCTGAGGCGGCCCAGTCTGGAGCGCTGGCTGACGTCTGCAGAGAGACCACGGTCCCCAAACAGGGACAGAACCTCTG GTTTGTGTGCGACACGCCTACAGAACTagaggagctggtggagaacCTCCATCCTCAGGGAGTCCGAGAGAGTGAGCTGAAGAATAAGCTGCAAGTTAG GTACCAGGATGTCCTCCACTCTATCTACCTGACCCGCAAGAACCGGATAGGCCTCCGGACCTGTGATGGCCACCAGGAGCTCCTCAAGTACCTCCGCAGTGACATCATGGAGGTGGCCTCGCGTCTGCACAAGGGGGGCCTTGGCTACCTGGAGGACAACACTCTCTTCGAAAACAAG TTGCGGAACATGGAGAAGCTGAAGGAGTTTGGAGAGTGCATCATCACCGTCCAAGACTGCGTGATCAAGAAGTTCCTCCAGGGCTTCATGGCTCCCAAGCAGAAGAAGAGGCGGAAGCAGGCGGGcggggaggagagcagcaagGCCGAGGAGGTGGACGAAGACAAGAAGCTGGCggaggaggccagg GTGGCGACGGCGGTGGAGAAATGGAAGACGGCCATCCGCGAGGCCCAGACCTTCTCCCGCATGCACGTGCTTCTGGGCATGCTGGACTCGTGCATCAAGTGGGACATGTCGGCGGAGAACGCTCGGTGCAAGGTGTGCAGGAAGAAAG AGGATGACAAGCTGATCCTGTGTGACGAGTGTAACAAGGCCTTCCACCTGTACTGCCTGCGTCCTGTGCTGTACCGGATCCCTGCTGGGGAGTGGCTgtgccctgcctgccagcccacaGTGGCACGCCGCTACTCCCGCGCCAG GAACTACAATGAGGAtacggaggaagaggaggacagggagtctGAGGAGGagtctgaggaagaggaggacgatgaagaggaggacaacGACTACAAAGCCATGGGGCACAGCT TAAGACCACGGAAGAAGAAGAACAAACAGCTGTCGTCGCGCTCCAAAGGGTCCAGTAAGCACAGGTCTAAGAAACACTCTCCCCCTAGTGGTCGGGGCAGCAAACAGCGGGCCCGGCCCAGCAGCCCTGCTGACATAGATGAGTTG GTACGACAGAGCACCAAGACTGGTGTGAGCCGGCAGGTTCTGGAACTGGAGCGCTGCGAGGAGATCCTCCAGAAAATGATCAAGTTCCGCTACAGCTGGCCCTTCAG AGAGCCTGTGTCCGCTGACGAGGCGGAA GACTACCTAGACATCATCTCCAGCCCCATGGACTTCCAGACCATGCTGGCCAAGTTCTCCAAGG AGTACCGTCACGCGCAGGACTTCC GAGACATGAAGCTGGTGTTCTCCAACGCCGAGGAGTACAACCAGGCGGGCAGCTCGGTGCTCTCCTGCATGACCA AGCAAGCGAGCGGCTGTGAGCACCAGCAGAGAAACTACCAGGAGCAGGAGAGTGACAGCGAGCGTGACCGGAGAACTCGCcggcaggggggccaggggggcggCGGGGCTGGCAGCAGTGACGAGGACAGGCCAGCCAGCGACATTCCAAGAGGAGGAAACGCTCCTCGTGAAGTCCAGGGGGCTTCAGTGTCTCTTGAATTCTTCTGCCCCTTCTAA